TTTTAATTTTATCACCACCCCAGATTTTATCTTTAAATATTGTTTTGAATTTTAACGGATATAATGAATTCATAAATAAAATTTAGGATTAAGGATTTAAGATTTAGGATTAGAAAAATAATTTCAACAATTCAACAGTTCAACAATTAAGCAATTAAATAATTTTACTAATCTAATAATAATATTATAAATCATGCAAAAATAAAATAAATCAATTTTTTATCACCTATATCTTAAATATCTTCCGATTTTAAGTGGTGTTGTTGATTTCATTCTGTTCAATCTGTATAGTGTTTTTACAGGAATTCTTAATTTTTTTGATATTTTACCTATATTATCTCCTTTCTTAACTTTATAATATCTCGGTTGCCGTGCTTCTACCAAGTATTTAAAAGAATTTTTTGTAAGGTTAAGTTCATTTGAGAGCAATTTATAATTTGTAAAATCAATCACCATTACAGGATTTATAGGTTGTCCGAGGTATCTTATTTCGAAATGCAGATGTGGTCCAGTTGAATGGCCTGTGCTGCCGCCATATCCGAGCAAGTCGCCTGCTTTTACAACCTGATTTGTTTTTACATTTGATGCTGATAAGTGGGCATAAACAGTTTCCAAACCATTATTATGCCGCACAACAATTACATTTCCGTAACTTTTACTTCGCTTTGTAACACGCACCATTCCGTCAAAAGCACAAAGAACGCTATCACCAACATTAAGTTTTATATCAGTACCGAAATGATAATGCCTCCACCGATAACCAAAACCCGAAGTAATATAATTTTTCATCGGATGAATATATTTACTTTTATTATTCACTAAAGTAATTGTTGTGGAATCGAGCATTTTAAAAATATCGAACTTATAAGGATGTACAAATACTGTATCCCAAAGTTGATAAATATCCTGACAAGGAGCTTTTGTGAAATTATAAATTACAGTAGAATGAGAAAAAAACCAATCATTAAAAGCAACTGCATTACTGTCATATATTAGTTCGTCTGTAGTTAAAAGTTCATCGTTGAAATAATCATCATTGAAAGTAGTATCTTGAGCTTCCTGGTCAAAATTATCTTCAATTTCCTGAGCTTTTAAAGTATTATTTAGCAAAAGATAAAAAGATAAAAAGATAAAAAAGAATTTAAAAAAAAGAAATGTTTTTTTTAATCTGTTTTGATATTTATTTTTTATTTTCAACTGTAACTTGGGTTTCAAAAAATATATTCTACAAACGATTATGATTTAACTTTTGTTGAAATAATATAGTTTAATTGTTAAAAAATCAAAAGCAGTACAGATAAATTATAGAAACAACAATTTAACAATTTAGCAATTTAAAGTTTTTGTTAAAAATCAATTTCATTTTCCTTTTCTTTTTTTTCTGAATCATCAGTATTGCAATTAAGTTTTGATGAAACTTTTTCTATGCCGTCAAAATCTTCCTGTCGGATTCTTAATGATTTATCGGCATATACTTTTTTCATATATAATGCCCATATTGGTAAAGCCATTGTGGCTCCCTGTCCTAAATCGGTGCTTCTGAAGTGTACACTTCTGTCTTCGCAGCCAACCCAGACGCCCGTAACAAGCTGTGGCACTACTCCCATGAACCAGCCGTCGGAGTTATTTTGAGTCGTTCCTGTTTTTCCTGCAATAGGATTTGACAAATTATATTTATACCGTAATCTTGCGCCAGTTCCCCATAAGCAAACGCCTTTCATTAAATCGAGCATTAAAAATGCAGTATTTTCGTTAAAAGCTTCTGTTGTTTTTGGCGAAAATGTTTCAAGCACGTTGCCATTTTTATCTTCAATTTTTGTAATTAATATTGGCTCAATCCATCTGCCTTTATTTGCGAATGTTGCATAAGCTCCAACCATTTCATATAAACTTAATTCCACAGTTCCAAGACATATTGAAGGTACAGCAGGAATAGAGCTTGTAATTCCCATTTTTCTTGCAATTTGAACCACTGCTTCGGGTTTGTATCTTTTCATCAAATAAGCAGAGATATTATTTATAGAATTTGCAAGTGCCCATTTTAAAGTTACCATTTCTCCTTCTCTTGCATCGCTTGAATTTTTTGGCGTCCATGGTTCACCCCCGGGATTTTCAAAACTGACAGAAATATTAGGAACTTTAGAGCAAGGTGTAAATTCTCCTTCCTGCATCGCAAGTGTATATAAAAATGGCTTAAATGTTGAACCCACCTGTCGCTTGCTTGAAATCACATGGTCGTACTGAAAAAATTTATAATTTATCCCTCCTACATAAGCTCTCACATAACCCGTTCTCGGCTCAACCGACATTAAACCAGAAAGTAAAAAATATTTATAATATTTTATCGAATCCATTGGCGACATGGTAGTATCTTTGATTCCCTTCCATGAAAAAACTTTCATTTTAACAGGTTTTTTAAATATTTTTGAGATTTCAAATTCACTATATCCCTGTGCTTTCAGAAACTGATAACGGTCGCTTCGTTTCACTGACTGGTCATAAGTTTCTTTTATCATTTCAGGTTCCATGGATTCATCAAAAGGTGCATTTTTAATGCCTTTCCAGTGTCGGTAAAATTGCGATTGCAGTTCTTTCAAATGTTCAACAACAGCTTCTTCGGCATATTTCTGCATTTTTGAATTTATTGTAGTATATATTTTTAGTCCGTCTCTGTATAAATTATAAGGAGTGCCATCTGCTTTTAAATGGTTATTGCACCATTCGGCAAGAACTCCTCTCAGATATTCGCGCAGATATGTTGCCAATCCTTCTGTATGGTCTTGTATTTTAAATCTTGATAAATCTATTGGAAGGGTTTTTAATGAATCATATTGTTTTTCGGATATGTAATTGTATTTGTACATCTGGTGCAAAACAACTTCACGTCTTTTTATGGCTCTGTCATAATTTCTAACCGGATTGTACCACGAAGGAGCTTTTAAAAGTCCTATCAGTAATGCTGATTGTTCTGCTTTCAGTGCATCGGGAGTTGTATTGAAATATGTTTTTGCTGCCGACTTTATTCCATACGATTGATTACCGAAATCAACTGTACTAAGATACATTGCAACAATTTCTTCTTTTGTATAGTTGCGTTCTAATTTTATTGCTGTGAGCCATTCTTTAAGTTTTATGATAACAAGTTTGAAAAAGTGAGGATTTTTTTCGCGCGGGAAAAGATTTTTTGCCAATTGCTGTGAGATTGTGCTGCCGCCGCCTGCATTTTTATTTCCAAACAAAATATTTTTTGTAACAACTCTGAATAAACTTTTGAAATCAATTCCTGAATGTTTTTGAAACCTGTAATCTTCGGTAGCCACAAGTGCATTTATAACATTTGATGAAAGTTCGTTATAACGGGCATTAGAACGATTTTGAAAAAAATATTTTCCCAAAATAACATTATCTGCAGAATAAACTTCGCTGGCAAGACTGCTTTTGGGATTTTCAAGTTGTGTGAAAGTGGGCAATTGTCCGAACCATCCGAATGATACTGCAAAAAAAAGCAACATCATCAATACAAGCGGAACAATAAGCATGAGCCAGATAAACTTAATAAAACTTCTACCGGTTTTGCTTTTTGTCATTTTTATTAGAGATAATAATAAGTTTAGTGTTACATTAAATATTATTGTCTTTGATTAATGAAGCTGGATGTTAGATGTTGAATGTTGGAAATTTGCGATTTTTCTAACCTCCAACTTCCAATTTCCAACTTCAGTTTTGTTACAATTGTATTATATAAATTTGTTATTTTTCAACCTTTTCGATACGAATGCCTATGTCAGTAATTCCGAGCAAATCCTCATTCCGCATTGCCTGCTCAAATTTAAAAATATATTTTCCTTTTTTTGGAAAAACAAGATTTTTTTTAAACAGCATCCTGTTGAACCATAAATCGCCAATGCCTTTGCCAAGCCATCTTCCTTTTTCATTTGCAAGTATGCAAACAAAAGTGTCTATTGACGACTTGTTATCGGGGTAAATAGTATTTAAAAAAATGTAAATATTTCTGTAAGCGTAAGAACCTTTATTGCGAATATTGAAATAAATATTATTCAGCGAAGTTGTATCGGTAATATTAATTTCAAAAGATATTTTATTTTTTCTGTTCCAGTTTCCTTCGGGTATTTCTTTTATATCCTCGAACACTCTGTTTTTATCACACGAATAAAATAGGAATAAAGCTATTGAAATTAAAAATAAATTTCCGAATAGTTTGGATGGTTCTCTCATTTTATGATAAAATTTTGATTTTCATTTTTATTATCCCAGAGAATATTGCTTTCGTCATTTTCTTTTTCAAGTTCTATTTGAGCGGGCTTTTGTCCTTTGCTGTTCATTGCCATCACTTCTTTTACCCTTTCGATATTAACTTCTATTAAAGTGTTTGGGTCGTTTTTATATGAGTACCACATCATTTTTTTAAAAACATCTGTCTTTTGATAAACGGCATCACCTTTTTTAGATTGAAGAATAACTGAATTATCGGGAAAATCTTGCAAAGCATCAATGTAGGCATCAAACTCATAATTG
The genomic region above belongs to Bacteroidales bacterium and contains:
- a CDS encoding M23 family metallopeptidase, whose amino-acid sequence is MKIKNKYQNRLKKTFLFFKFFFIFLSFYLLLNNTLKAQEIEDNFDQEAQDTTFNDDYFNDELLTTDELIYDSNAVAFNDWFFSHSTVIYNFTKAPCQDIYQLWDTVFVHPYKFDIFKMLDSTTITLVNNKSKYIHPMKNYITSGFGYRWRHYHFGTDIKLNVGDSVLCAFDGMVRVTKRSKSYGNVIVVRHNNGLETVYAHLSASNVKTNQVVKAGDLLGYGGSTGHSTGPHLHFEIRYLGQPINPVMVIDFTNYKLLSNELNLTKNSFKYLVEARQPRYYKVKKGDNIGKISKKLRIPVKTLYRLNRMKSTTPLKIGRYLRYR
- a CDS encoding transglycosylase domain-containing protein, with protein sequence MTKSKTGRSFIKFIWLMLIVPLVLMMLLFFAVSFGWFGQLPTFTQLENPKSSLASEVYSADNVILGKYFFQNRSNARYNELSSNVINALVATEDYRFQKHSGIDFKSLFRVVTKNILFGNKNAGGGSTISQQLAKNLFPREKNPHFFKLVIIKLKEWLTAIKLERNYTKEEIVAMYLSTVDFGNQSYGIKSAAKTYFNTTPDALKAEQSALLIGLLKAPSWYNPVRNYDRAIKRREVVLHQMYKYNYISEKQYDSLKTLPIDLSRFKIQDHTEGLATYLREYLRGVLAEWCNNHLKADGTPYNLYRDGLKIYTTINSKMQKYAEEAVVEHLKELQSQFYRHWKGIKNAPFDESMEPEMIKETYDQSVKRSDRYQFLKAQGYSEFEISKIFKKPVKMKVFSWKGIKDTTMSPMDSIKYYKYFLLSGLMSVEPRTGYVRAYVGGINYKFFQYDHVISSKRQVGSTFKPFLYTLAMQEGEFTPCSKVPNISVSFENPGGEPWTPKNSSDAREGEMVTLKWALANSINNISAYLMKRYKPEAVVQIARKMGITSSIPAVPSICLGTVELSLYEMVGAYATFANKGRWIEPILITKIEDKNGNVLETFSPKTTEAFNENTAFLMLDLMKGVCLWGTGARLRYKYNLSNPIAGKTGTTQNNSDGWFMGVVPQLVTGVWVGCEDRSVHFRSTDLGQGATMALPIWALYMKKVYADKSLRIRQEDFDGIEKVSSKLNCNTDDSEKKEKENEIDF
- a CDS encoding gliding motility lipoprotein GldH, with the protein product MREPSKLFGNLFLISIALFLFYSCDKNRVFEDIKEIPEGNWNRKNKISFEINITDTTSLNNIYFNIRNKGSYAYRNIYIFLNTIYPDNKSSIDTFVCILANEKGRWLGKGIGDLWFNRMLFKKNLVFPKKGKYIFKFEQAMRNEDLLGITDIGIRIEKVEK